A genomic segment from Leptolyngbya boryana PCC 6306 encodes:
- a CDS encoding NAD(P)/FAD-dependent oxidoreductase has product MLRLSEIKLPLDHTEAEIESAILDMLHLRAEELVGYSIFKRSYDARNRGEKITAVYILDVEIKQEKRVLQRFKKDPRVKETPDMSYRPVAHAPQGFTERPIVIGTGPCGMFTGLMLARMGFRPILLERGKQVRDRTADTFGFWKKRADFNPESNAQFGEGGAGTFSDGKLYSQVRDPQHYGRKVLTELVNAGASPEILYVNRPHIGTFKLVGIVEKMRATIESLGGEICFQSRVEEVLIENRQVQGVRLESGEILESRYVVLAIGHSARDTFQMLFDQGVYIEPKPFSIGFRVEHPQPVIDRARYGQYAGDRRLGAADYKLVHHAKNGRSVYSFCMCPGGLVVAATSEPGHVVTNGMSQYSRNERNANSGIVVGISPDDYPGSPLGGIALQRQLEKRAFELGGRTYEAPGQLVGDFIADRPSREFGSVLPSYAPGVRLGDLGSSLPEYAIAAIREALPAFEKQIAGFAMPDAVLTGVETRTSSPIRIKRGEDGQSVNTQGLFPAGEGAGYAGGILSAGIDGIKTAEAVALRMLAT; this is encoded by the coding sequence ATGTTGCGGCTCAGTGAAATAAAGCTCCCGTTAGATCATACCGAAGCGGAAATTGAAAGCGCCATTCTCGACATGCTGCACCTTAGGGCAGAAGAATTGGTTGGGTATTCCATTTTTAAGCGCAGCTATGATGCCCGCAATCGAGGGGAGAAGATTACTGCGGTCTATATTCTGGACGTAGAAATCAAGCAAGAAAAACGAGTACTGCAACGGTTTAAGAAAGATCCGCGGGTGAAAGAGACACCGGATATGAGCTATCGTCCCGTGGCTCACGCGCCGCAAGGATTTACAGAGCGACCGATCGTCATTGGCACAGGGCCTTGTGGGATGTTTACGGGACTGATGCTGGCGCGGATGGGATTTCGCCCGATTCTGCTGGAGCGGGGAAAACAAGTCCGCGATCGCACGGCCGATACGTTTGGCTTTTGGAAAAAGAGAGCTGACTTTAATCCAGAATCGAATGCTCAGTTTGGCGAAGGCGGAGCAGGAACTTTCTCCGATGGCAAACTCTACAGCCAAGTTCGCGATCCGCAACACTATGGGCGGAAAGTGTTGACAGAATTAGTCAATGCGGGCGCTTCACCGGAGATCCTGTATGTAAATCGTCCGCACATTGGGACATTTAAGCTGGTGGGAATCGTTGAGAAGATGAGAGCAACGATCGAATCCTTGGGCGGTGAGATTTGCTTCCAAAGCCGAGTCGAAGAGGTCTTGATTGAAAATCGGCAAGTGCAGGGCGTTCGCTTAGAGAGTGGAGAAATCCTCGAAAGTCGGTATGTGGTGCTCGCGATTGGACACAGCGCTCGCGATACGTTCCAAATGTTGTTCGATCAAGGTGTTTATATTGAGCCGAAACCGTTCTCGATCGGCTTCCGGGTTGAGCATCCGCAGCCCGTGATTGATCGCGCCCGATACGGACAATATGCAGGCGATCGACGATTGGGGGCAGCAGATTATAAGTTAGTGCATCATGCCAAAAATGGGCGATCGGTGTATAGCTTCTGTATGTGTCCCGGTGGATTAGTCGTTGCTGCGACTTCAGAGCCAGGGCATGTCGTCACAAACGGTATGAGCCAGTATTCTCGCAATGAACGTAATGCTAATAGTGGGATTGTCGTTGGCATTTCGCCCGACGATTATCCAGGAAGTCCTTTAGGGGGAATTGCCTTGCAGCGACAGTTAGAAAAGCGGGCGTTTGAGTTAGGGGGCAGAACCTATGAGGCTCCAGGGCAGTTAGTCGGAGACTTTATTGCCGATCGTCCGTCGCGCGAATTTGGCAGTGTGTTGCCGTCCTATGCGCCGGGTGTGCGGTTAGGAGATTTGGGATCGAGCTTACCAGAGTACGCGATCGCGGCAATCCGCGAAGCTCTCCCCGCCTTTGAAAAACAGATCGCAGGGTTTGCGATGCCCGATGCGGTTCTGACGGGTGTAGAAACTCGAACCTCTTCCCCGATTCGGATCAAGCGTGGGGAAGATGGGCAGAGTGTGAATACTCAGGGTTTGTTTCCAGCGGGAGAAGGCGCAGGCTATGCAGGCGGAATTCTTTCAGCAGGAATTGACGGCATTAAGACGGCGGAAGCGGTAGCGTTGCGGATGCTGGCGACTTAA
- a CDS encoding HNH endonuclease, protein MNSKPPFRELGRKSQKHKLKAGIKQRFNGACAYCGRTPQVLTLDHIVAESKGGRNVISNLVAVCNRCNLSKGSLPLWQWWQASPWWNEERAIAVAATVLICALKSPASATLPLPPS, encoded by the coding sequence ATGAATTCAAAGCCCCCCTTTCGAGAACTCGGGCGGAAATCCCAAAAGCACAAGCTCAAAGCTGGAATCAAACAACGATTCAATGGAGCCTGTGCCTACTGTGGACGTACTCCCCAAGTTCTCACCTTGGATCACATCGTGGCTGAATCCAAAGGGGGCAGGAATGTCATATCAAATTTAGTCGCAGTCTGTAACCGCTGCAATCTCAGTAAAGGCAGTCTTCCCCTCTGGCAATGGTGGCAAGCCTCTCCCTGGTGGAATGAAGAAAGAGCGATCGCGGTTGCTGCAACGGTATTGATCTGTGCGCTTAAGTCGCCAGCATCCGCAACGCTACCGCTTCCGCCGTCTTAA
- a CDS encoding dienelactone hydrolase family protein: MTKEFTRRKFIATATLATGFALAVQPISAKTITTDAKGLIVGAVKIPVADGELPAYRAQPATGSNFPIVLVIQEIFGVHEHIQDVCRRFAKLGYVAIAPELFIRQGDVSKLSSIDQIRPIVAKVPDAQVMSDLDATVNWAVRSAKGNAERLGITGFCWGGRMTWLYAAHRPQVKAGVAWYGRLVGDATPVTPKHPIDIAASLKVPVLGLYGGKDTGIPLETVQQMQARLKTGQSQSEIIVYPDAPHAFFADYRPSYREREAIEGWQRLQAWFKRQGV, from the coding sequence ATGACGAAAGAGTTTACGCGCCGGAAATTCATTGCTACTGCTACTCTCGCAACAGGGTTTGCCCTAGCGGTACAACCTATTTCAGCCAAAACAATCACGACTGACGCGAAGGGATTGATTGTAGGTGCCGTCAAAATTCCCGTTGCAGATGGCGAGCTTCCTGCTTACAGAGCGCAGCCAGCGACAGGTTCTAATTTTCCAATTGTTTTGGTGATTCAAGAAATCTTTGGGGTGCATGAGCATATCCAAGATGTTTGCCGCCGATTTGCCAAGTTAGGTTATGTCGCGATCGCACCTGAATTATTTATCCGGCAAGGCGATGTCTCAAAGTTAAGCAGCATTGATCAAATTCGTCCGATTGTTGCCAAGGTTCCAGATGCCCAAGTCATGTCTGATCTAGATGCAACCGTGAATTGGGCAGTGCGCTCAGCCAAGGGAAATGCTGAACGGTTAGGAATCACAGGCTTTTGTTGGGGAGGACGAATGACCTGGCTCTATGCAGCACATCGTCCCCAAGTCAAAGCAGGAGTGGCATGGTACGGGCGCCTCGTCGGTGATGCAACACCAGTCACCCCTAAGCATCCAATCGATATTGCAGCATCGCTCAAGGTTCCAGTTCTAGGACTGTACGGCGGCAAAGATACAGGCATTCCGCTTGAAACAGTGCAACAGATGCAAGCTCGACTCAAAACCGGGCAGAGCCAGTCTGAAATCATTGTTTATCCAGATGCACCTCATGCTTTCTTTGCGGATTATCGTCCCTCTTATCGGGAGAGAGAAGCGATCGAAGGATGGCAACGGCTTCAAGCATGGTTTAAGCGGCAGGGAGTTTAG
- a CDS encoding hybrid sensor histidine kinase/response regulator, which produces MNRIVIFVEQTENRRLLTEWLGRYYDVTVGESVVQAKHAVPLLNEPFDLCILDGPALHHLWEWVQARKNAEQPVFLPVLLITLQPDIRLVTRHLWQTVDELISKPIEKLELQARVEILLRSRRLSLQLQAALEQERELKQIKTRFVSMVSHEFRNPLNIIFGFSRLLEKSDLSPERRADFAQRIHIAVRTMTALLDDVLALGKAEAIGATANMTLIVIEPFCRKLVEEIKFGMGANHTIQFDCAAECLSVHVNEVLLRQVLTNLLSNAIKYSPPQSTVRLRLQCESAAVIIQVQDEGIGISPTDQAHLFESFFRASNVGNISGTGLGLAIVKQVIEQSGGTISVASEVNVGTTFTVTLPINQ; this is translated from the coding sequence ATGAACCGAATTGTGATCTTTGTTGAGCAAACGGAGAATCGCCGCCTCCTGACAGAGTGGCTAGGACGATATTACGATGTCACCGTTGGAGAGTCTGTGGTGCAGGCAAAGCATGCTGTCCCACTGCTCAATGAACCGTTTGACCTGTGCATTTTGGATGGACCAGCGTTACACCATTTGTGGGAATGGGTACAGGCGAGGAAAAACGCAGAGCAACCTGTATTTTTGCCTGTTTTGCTGATTACGCTCCAACCGGATATCAGACTGGTGACGCGACATCTCTGGCAAACTGTTGATGAACTGATTAGCAAACCAATCGAAAAGTTAGAGTTACAGGCACGAGTGGAAATCTTACTGCGATCGCGACGACTTTCCCTTCAACTTCAAGCTGCCCTAGAACAAGAACGCGAACTCAAACAGATCAAAACACGCTTTGTCTCAATGGTGTCCCATGAATTTCGCAATCCTCTCAATATCATTTTCGGGTTCTCTCGACTGCTAGAGAAAAGCGACTTATCACCAGAACGGCGAGCCGACTTTGCTCAACGCATCCATATCGCCGTCAGAACAATGACTGCTCTACTCGATGATGTCTTGGCATTGGGCAAAGCAGAAGCGATCGGGGCGACGGCAAATATGACATTGATTGTCATTGAGCCGTTCTGCCGCAAATTAGTGGAAGAGATCAAGTTTGGTATGGGAGCTAACCATACAATTCAGTTTGACTGTGCAGCAGAATGCCTGAGCGTTCATGTGAATGAGGTATTGCTGCGCCAAGTTCTCACCAATCTGCTCTCCAATGCCATCAAATATTCTCCCCCTCAAAGCACTGTTCGGCTTCGATTGCAGTGTGAATCAGCAGCAGTGATCATCCAAGTCCAGGATGAAGGGATTGGTATTTCTCCCACGGATCAAGCACACCTGTTTGAATCCTTTTTTCGTGCAAGCAATGTCGGCAATATTTCAGGAACAGGGTTAGGGCTAGCCATTGTGAAACAGGTCATTGAGCAATCGGGTGGAACAATTTCCGTCGCAAGTGAGGTGAATGTTGGCACGACATTTACAGTAACTTTGCCGATCAATCAATAA
- a CDS encoding ATPase domain-containing protein, with translation MTHDRLLTGISGLNEVLHGGYVPGRAYLVRGGPGTGKTTLGMHFLASGTANGETVLFITLAETVAQLQKTAEGLNFNTQGITFLDLSPTSDFFAQVQTYDIFSAAEVEREPTTQRIVEQVESLKPQRIFIDSMTQFRYLATNTFQFRKQVLSFLRFLTEKDITVLFTSEHSVEAPDDDLQFMSDGVLDLNFNEDNRTLSVSKFRGSDFRSGNHSFRLTSEGMQLFPKLLPRVSEQALTVETISSGIPEIDALLHGGLERSTITIISGPSGVGKSTLGLQFMKEAAGRGERSVIYTFEENKETLLHRAEGVNIPVHAMQERGTLSIVQIEPLHYTPDEFANLVRQEVEEHQARIVMIDSVSGYRLSVRGEDLTPHIHSLCKYLQNLGVAVLLVNEVESITGEFQATEIGISYLADNIIFLRYLEIHGELRRVIGVLKKRISDFEKTLREFQISRDGIKVGNPLNRLRGILTGIPELLEGE, from the coding sequence ATGACTCACGATCGACTACTGACGGGAATTTCAGGACTCAACGAAGTGCTTCATGGTGGATATGTACCCGGTCGTGCTTATCTGGTTCGAGGCGGACCGGGTACAGGTAAAACAACCTTAGGAATGCACTTTTTAGCGTCGGGAACCGCAAACGGTGAAACCGTTCTGTTCATTACACTGGCAGAAACGGTTGCCCAACTGCAAAAAACAGCTGAAGGCTTGAACTTCAACACTCAGGGCATCACGTTTCTTGACCTTAGCCCCACCTCCGACTTTTTTGCTCAAGTACAAACCTACGATATTTTCTCAGCCGCTGAAGTCGAGCGCGAGCCAACAACCCAACGCATTGTAGAACAAGTTGAAAGCCTAAAGCCGCAGCGAATTTTCATCGACTCAATGACCCAATTTCGCTACCTGGCAACCAATACCTTTCAGTTCCGTAAGCAGGTATTGTCGTTTCTGCGATTTCTGACAGAGAAAGATATTACGGTGCTGTTTACCTCAGAACACAGCGTCGAAGCCCCCGACGATGATTTACAGTTCATGAGCGACGGGGTGCTTGACTTGAACTTTAATGAGGACAATCGCACCCTGTCGGTTTCCAAGTTTCGAGGAAGCGATTTTCGCAGCGGCAATCATAGCTTTCGCCTCACGAGTGAAGGAATGCAGCTTTTTCCGAAACTATTACCCAGAGTATCGGAACAAGCGCTGACCGTAGAAACGATTTCTTCGGGAATTCCAGAAATTGATGCACTGTTGCATGGTGGTCTTGAACGCAGCACGATTACCATCATCAGTGGACCGAGTGGGGTAGGAAAGAGTACGTTAGGGCTTCAGTTTATGAAAGAGGCAGCCGGACGGGGAGAGCGATCCGTGATTTACACCTTTGAGGAAAACAAGGAAACGCTGTTGCATCGGGCTGAAGGAGTCAATATTCCGGTTCACGCCATGCAGGAGCGCGGCACTTTATCGATCGTGCAAATCGAACCGCTCCACTATACCCCTGATGAATTTGCCAACCTCGTGCGCCAGGAAGTCGAAGAACATCAGGCACGGATTGTCATGATCGATAGTGTATCGGGGTATCGGCTCTCAGTTCGAGGCGAAGACTTAACCCCTCACATTCATTCCCTCTGTAAGTATTTGCAAAACCTGGGGGTTGCTGTTCTGCTAGTGAATGAAGTTGAATCGATTACCGGAGAATTTCAGGCAACCGAAATTGGGATTAGCTATTTAGCAGACAATATTATCTTTCTGCGCTATCTGGAAATACACGGTGAATTGAGACGTGTGATCGGCGTACTGAAGAAGCGGATCAGCGATTTTGAGAAAACCCTGCGTGAATTTCAAATTAGTCGGGATGGGATTAAAGTTGGCAATCCGCTCAATCGACTTCGAGGTATCCTCACAGGTATCCCCGAATTGCTAGAGGGTGAGTAA